Proteins encoded together in one Methanoregula sp. window:
- a CDS encoding ABC transporter ATP-binding protein yields the protein MMILWKYLKPQKWLIVVALVLAGISQLLNLVDPIIFGMIIDDYALNPNHISENALVAGVLFWLGVAVVIAVLARFAKTFQDYFARLAVQQFGMQIYNDGLEQTLRLSYDEYEDQRSGETLSILQKVRSDTQTFFNSFINVLFSAFVGIGFLIAYSLTKNWLLVPVFVIGILVLGSLTWLLSKKIKTTQKEINRETFEISGVITESLRNIELVKSLGLTFPEIRRIREQNLKIFNLEMMKVKRVRMLTFFQGSTLSILKQSILFILLWLIFRNVLTTGELVSMQFITAIIFVPLQDLGAIIVNYREVEASVSNFHQLMQKRIEERPENPIEIDELSDIRFEDVVFRHKTASYNAIDGISFHVRTGETIAFVGPSGAGKSTLMKLLAGLYRPDSGEIYFNGEPSALIRFNPLRRQIGLVTQDSQLFSGTIKENLLFVMSDATDEQILDVLHKASCDGILSRSAPGIETLIGEGGMMLSGGEKQRISIARALLRHPRLLIFDEATSALDSLTEEDITNTIRDISTSGDQITILIAHRLSTILHADVIYVMEAGKIVETGSHQSLLDQKGLYYAMWRQQIGERRIPNS from the coding sequence ATGATGATCCTTTGGAAATATTTAAAGCCGCAGAAGTGGCTTATCGTTGTCGCTCTCGTTTTAGCGGGCATCAGCCAGCTGCTGAACCTTGTCGACCCGATTATTTTTGGCATGATCATCGATGATTATGCCTTAAACCCGAATCACATTTCGGAAAATGCACTGGTTGCGGGGGTGCTTTTCTGGCTGGGAGTGGCCGTAGTGATCGCGGTGCTCGCCCGGTTTGCAAAAACGTTCCAGGATTATTTCGCCCGCCTTGCCGTGCAGCAGTTCGGCATGCAGATCTACAACGACGGACTGGAGCAGACGCTCCGCCTCTCCTATGACGAGTACGAGGACCAGCGGAGCGGCGAGACGTTATCAATATTGCAGAAAGTGCGGTCGGATACCCAGACCTTCTTCAATTCCTTCATCAATGTCCTCTTCTCCGCTTTTGTGGGCATTGGTTTTCTCATCGCGTATTCCCTCACCAAGAACTGGCTCCTGGTACCGGTGTTTGTCATTGGTATCCTCGTGCTTGGATCGCTCACCTGGCTGCTCTCAAAAAAGATCAAGACAACGCAGAAAGAGATCAACCGGGAAACGTTTGAGATCTCGGGGGTGATCACCGAATCCCTCCGGAACATCGAGCTCGTGAAAAGTCTTGGCCTCACCTTCCCCGAGATAAGGAGGATTCGGGAACAGAATTTAAAGATCTTCAACCTGGAGATGATGAAAGTAAAACGCGTCCGGATGCTGACGTTTTTCCAGGGATCGACGCTCTCCATCCTGAAGCAGTCGATATTATTCATCCTCCTCTGGTTAATCTTCCGTAACGTCCTTACCACGGGGGAACTGGTCTCGATGCAGTTCATCACCGCTATCATCTTTGTTCCGTTGCAGGACCTTGGTGCCATCATCGTGAATTACCGCGAGGTCGAAGCTTCCGTCAGTAATTTTCACCAGCTGATGCAGAAGCGGATTGAGGAACGGCCGGAAAACCCGATCGAGATTGACGAGCTTAGCGATATCCGTTTTGAAGACGTTGTCTTCCGTCACAAGACTGCCAGTTACAACGCGATTGACGGGATTTCTTTCCACGTCAGGACCGGTGAGACGATCGCGTTTGTCGGTCCTTCCGGTGCAGGCAAGTCAACGCTCATGAAGCTCCTGGCGGGATTGTACCGGCCTGACAGCGGGGAGATATATTTTAACGGTGAGCCCTCAGCACTTATCAGGTTTAACCCGTTGCGCAGGCAGATAGGTCTCGTAACGCAGGACTCCCAGTTGTTCTCGGGCACGATAAAGGAAAACCTCCTGTTCGTGATGTCGGATGCGACCGATGAGCAAATCCTGGATGTATTGCACAAAGCTTCGTGTGACGGGATACTCAGCCGTTCTGCCCCTGGTATTGAGACGCTCATCGGGGAAGGTGGTATGATGCTGTCCGGAGGGGAGAAGCAGCGTATCTCCATTGCCCGGGCTTTGCTGCGTCATCCCCGCCTGTTGATCTTTGATGAAGCGACTTCGGCACTCGATTCGCTGACCGAAGAGGATATCACCAATACGATCCGGGATATTTCCACGAGTGGGGACCAGATAACTATTTTGATAGCTCATCGACTGTCTACCATACTGCACGCAGATGTGATCTATGTCATGGAGGCGGGAAAGATCGTTGAGACCGGTTCACACCAGAGTCTTCTTGATCAAAAGGGTTTGTATTATGCAATGTGGCGCCAGCAGATAGGTGAACGCAGAATCCCCAATTCCTGA
- a CDS encoding anti-sigma factor antagonist (This anti-anti-sigma factor, or anti-sigma factor antagonist, belongs to a family that includes characterized members SpoIIAA, RsbV, RsfA, and RsfB.), with amino-acid sequence MEYQFERTDTAALFILEGRIDSSGSLQLDSAMKERLVPADRAVLFDMTGVSYMSSAGIRVFSGLEKLLRERNGHLLLCAVQPAVVKVLEITGFNRIFTLCSTRDEALHRCRLAKSPAEIGEEIALEKAAHTRLSVESFPDHPAVLKLTGSGEKICAGILNPEDLVPRIFAPDEYSLGIGAPGESAAESFPDRGVLLTTGNAIFWRPFGSSDPPDFLIPRKDAPRILLNTAFSIAVDGQFHEILVAEPVRPEGVSLSDLFSDIIAHAKATRKDCPPIISVVMYAGISDLAGTTATCITKNNTSSSPLPKDRTLVSFGIGIDTTADLSAYNRETLDAILCQNGPGQEEKNLFLYQSGLIFGTPPAFTTRDITRLVTTTTGQEPCIDLVRLSSDTLLSRAVLGVCYISAIEHTDRMPVRIRGECPGWNRTFETITRWLHPGCRDVELIPLTGGFSGTLVFRINARDNRGKLMMPLVMKLGEWPLIEAEIRGYTEHVKRYIQNNATQIIETERIGDYGGILYNFVGIRGVESKIFSLEDYYLSHKPDEILPVFDSLFRVVLQGWYGEPKKKEIPLYQEYNRFWKYNLIREYAASHFGATPDQEEIELPFGIGRSTNPLWFVETVIPGRLSHKLTVYESSVHCDLNMKNVLMDETKNMWLIDFADTRYSHILRDIIKLEAVIKGEMVPVNSRRTLEDLSKMEKVFLSARSLSDIPLLPETIDDPAMKKAFLVVQELRRHANRITLEDDDITQYYLGLLPYTLNLLSYISVNEYQKEYGWIASSLICQRLMEMGK; translated from the coding sequence ATGGAATACCAGTTTGAACGGACGGACACTGCTGCCCTGTTCATTCTCGAAGGGCGGATTGACTCTTCAGGATCCCTTCAGCTCGACTCAGCAATGAAAGAGCGGCTCGTTCCTGCCGATCGTGCGGTGCTCTTTGATATGACCGGTGTATCGTATATGAGCAGTGCAGGAATCCGGGTCTTCTCGGGCCTCGAGAAACTGCTCCGGGAGAGAAACGGGCACCTGCTTCTCTGTGCAGTCCAGCCGGCGGTGGTAAAAGTCCTTGAGATCACCGGTTTCAACCGGATTTTCACACTCTGTTCCACGAGAGACGAGGCATTGCACCGGTGCCGCCTGGCAAAAAGCCCTGCAGAGATCGGGGAGGAAATAGCCCTTGAAAAAGCAGCCCATACGCGACTTTCTGTTGAATCCTTCCCGGACCACCCGGCAGTCCTGAAGCTCACCGGCTCCGGAGAAAAAATCTGCGCAGGAATTCTCAATCCCGAAGATCTCGTGCCCCGTATCTTTGCTCCCGATGAGTACTCCTTAGGTATCGGTGCCCCGGGAGAATCAGCAGCAGAAAGTTTTCCCGACCGGGGGGTACTCCTTACAACGGGAAATGCAATCTTCTGGCGACCGTTTGGGAGTTCTGATCCCCCGGATTTTCTTATTCCCCGGAAAGATGCTCCCCGGATCCTGCTGAATACCGCATTCTCCATCGCAGTAGACGGGCAGTTCCATGAGATACTTGTCGCCGAACCGGTCCGGCCGGAGGGAGTCAGTCTTTCTGACCTTTTCTCTGACATCATAGCACATGCAAAAGCCACACGAAAAGACTGCCCGCCGATCATCAGCGTCGTTATGTATGCGGGTATCAGCGATCTGGCCGGAACAACGGCGACCTGCATCACTAAAAACAATACGAGCTCATCCCCGCTCCCCAAGGACCGGACGCTGGTCTCGTTTGGCATCGGTATTGATACCACAGCCGACCTGTCGGCCTATAACCGGGAAACACTCGATGCTATCCTCTGCCAGAACGGGCCGGGTCAGGAGGAGAAGAACCTGTTCCTGTACCAGTCCGGCCTGATTTTTGGAACTCCTCCCGCGTTCACAACCCGGGACATCACCCGGCTCGTTACGACAACAACCGGGCAGGAACCCTGCATTGACCTCGTCCGGCTCTCTTCTGATACACTATTGTCCCGGGCAGTGCTCGGGGTCTGCTACATCTCCGCAATCGAGCATACTGACCGGATGCCGGTCCGCATCAGGGGAGAATGCCCCGGGTGGAACCGGACCTTTGAGACAATCACCCGCTGGCTGCATCCCGGGTGCCGGGATGTTGAACTTATTCCCCTGACAGGTGGCTTTTCCGGTACGCTCGTATTCCGGATCAATGCACGGGACAACCGGGGCAAACTGATGATGCCGCTTGTCATGAAACTGGGGGAGTGGCCGCTTATCGAGGCTGAGATCCGCGGATATACCGAGCATGTGAAACGTTACATCCAGAACAATGCGACCCAGATCATTGAGACAGAACGGATCGGGGACTACGGCGGCATTCTCTACAATTTCGTGGGGATCCGGGGGGTGGAGAGTAAAATATTCTCCTTAGAAGACTACTACCTGTCCCACAAGCCAGATGAAATCCTGCCGGTCTTTGACTCGCTTTTCCGGGTAGTTCTCCAGGGATGGTACGGGGAGCCAAAGAAGAAGGAGATCCCCCTGTACCAGGAATACAACCGGTTCTGGAAATACAACCTGATACGGGAATATGCGGCATCGCATTTTGGTGCTACACCGGACCAGGAGGAGATCGAACTCCCATTCGGCATCGGAAGATCCACAAACCCACTCTGGTTTGTTGAGACGGTCATACCCGGCCGGTTATCGCACAAATTAACCGTCTACGAGAGTTCGGTGCACTGCGACCTGAACATGAAAAATGTCCTGATGGATGAGACAAAGAACATGTGGCTGATCGATTTTGCCGATACCAGGTACTCGCATATCCTGCGGGACATCATCAAGCTCGAGGCAGTCATAAAAGGCGAGATGGTCCCGGTCAACTCCCGCAGGACACTTGAGGACCTCTCAAAGATGGAAAAGGTGTTTCTCTCTGCACGGTCACTCTCCGACATCCCCCTGCTCCCGGAAACTATCGATGACCCGGCCATGAAAAAAGCGTTCCTGGTTGTGCAGGAGCTGCGGCGGCATGCCAACCGGATCACGCTTGAAGATGATGACATCACGCAGTACTATCTCGGCCTGTTGCCATATACCCTGAACCTGCTCTCCTATATTTCCGTTAATGAATACCAGAAAGAGTACGGGTGGATCGCTTCATCGCTCATCTGCCAGCGTCTCATGGAAATGGGGAAGTGA
- a CDS encoding serine hydrolase domain-containing protein, whose protein sequence is MRKSALRYAFLFLAVSLVAGMVFCAGCTTTQPTTQQKTGKLDGFDDFVTAKMGDYEVPGAVVGIVENDTVVYLKGFGVRELGKPEKIDPDTRFQIASVSKYVTGASIGSLVDEGKLDWDTPVVTYLPGFALKDTYAGEHATLRDLLAHRTGFKHFDGDLLGRLGYSNKEMLYRMRYLTPGTSFREKYIYSNAGFFIAGEAAAKVDNRSWEDLTDARIIRPLGMTRSGAHPETLYLDDNHFYGHGGAPGDVHTIAFEEAGFPAAGQVVSTGRDMTQYLRMMLADGSIDGKQVLTPKTVQEIHAASLVAPHSGPLNDLNGAVGLGCDSYHFLDQRVIEKNGALDGVRSIVILIPGKKTGLVVIANKQLTVFPEAIRDEFLERYIGKSEVDLQAKEKVNQQGWNSLIKSVERPADAKPATIAPAVIAGAYKNDLYGTMLVSEGADAMNMTFQLGPNKYPGTLMHVTENTWYFSFPNPDDQVGYLTFKTSTPGAVIGFNSEEIGPFSRA, encoded by the coding sequence ATGAGAAAATCCGCCCTGCGATACGCATTCCTGTTCCTTGCAGTATCCCTTGTGGCCGGCATGGTCTTTTGTGCCGGCTGTACAACTACGCAGCCAACTACACAACAGAAGACCGGAAAACTCGATGGTTTTGATGATTTTGTCACCGCCAAAATGGGAGATTACGAAGTGCCGGGTGCCGTTGTCGGGATTGTCGAGAACGATACCGTTGTATACCTCAAAGGATTCGGCGTCCGGGAGCTTGGGAAACCGGAGAAGATCGATCCCGACACCCGTTTCCAGATTGCATCGGTGTCCAAGTATGTTACCGGGGCATCAATCGGCAGCCTGGTCGATGAAGGAAAACTGGACTGGGACACGCCGGTTGTGACATACCTGCCGGGCTTTGCGCTGAAAGACACGTACGCCGGAGAGCACGCGACCCTCCGCGACCTGCTCGCCCACCGCACCGGCTTCAAGCATTTTGACGGCGACCTGCTGGGCAGGCTCGGGTACTCGAACAAGGAGATGCTGTACCGGATGCGCTACTTAACCCCGGGCACCAGTTTCCGGGAGAAGTACATTTACTCGAATGCGGGTTTCTTCATTGCCGGGGAAGCCGCGGCAAAAGTAGACAACCGGAGCTGGGAGGACTTAACGGATGCCCGGATCATAAGGCCGCTTGGCATGACACGGTCAGGGGCACACCCGGAGACCCTCTACCTTGATGACAACCATTTCTACGGCCACGGCGGTGCCCCGGGGGATGTCCATACCATAGCATTTGAAGAAGCAGGTTTCCCCGCTGCAGGCCAGGTGGTCTCAACCGGCCGGGATATGACGCAGTACCTGCGGATGATGCTTGCCGATGGTTCGATTGACGGAAAGCAGGTCCTCACCCCGAAGACCGTACAGGAAATCCACGCCGCAAGCCTTGTCGCCCCGCACAGCGGGCCCTTAAACGACTTAAACGGGGCTGTGGGTCTCGGCTGCGACTCGTACCATTTCCTGGACCAGCGGGTCATCGAGAAGAACGGGGCGCTTGACGGAGTCCGCTCAATCGTGATCCTCATCCCCGGGAAAAAGACCGGCCTTGTCGTCATCGCAAACAAGCAGCTGACGGTTTTCCCCGAGGCGATCCGGGATGAGTTCCTTGAGCGGTATATCGGGAAGAGCGAAGTTGACCTGCAGGCTAAAGAGAAGGTCAACCAGCAGGGATGGAACTCGCTCATTAAATCCGTTGAACGACCCGCAGATGCAAAACCTGCAACGATCGCCCCCGCTGTCATCGCAGGAGCATACAAAAACGACCTGTACGGCACGATGCTGGTGAGCGAGGGCGCGGATGCCATGAACATGACATTCCAGCTTGGCCCGAACAAGTACCCGGGCACCCTCATGCACGTGACGGAGAATACCTGGTACTTCTCGTTCCCGAATCCGGATGACCAGGTCGGTTATCTCACATTCAAGACCAGTACACCGGGAGCAGTCATCGGATTTAATTCAGAGGAGATCGGCCCGTTCTCAAGGGCGTAG
- a CDS encoding DUF2769 domain-containing protein: MIDSGKPVVEDTEENRQLCRKYCINCQNYKRHSLEKYQPTELFCSRGQSSATSMKIIGCFCPACELFTKHHLRGGYFCVRR, from the coding sequence ATGATTGATTCCGGCAAACCTGTTGTAGAGGATACCGAAGAGAACCGGCAGCTCTGCAGGAAGTACTGCATAAACTGCCAGAACTACAAGCGTCATTCCCTTGAAAAATACCAGCCCACCGAACTCTTCTGCTCACGCGGGCAGTCATCAGCCACGTCGATGAAAATTATAGGATGTTTCTGCCCGGCCTGCGAGCTCTTCACAAAGCACCATCTCCGCGGAGGATATTTCTGCGTCAGGCGCTAG
- a CDS encoding molybdopterin-dependent oxidoreductase, whose product SMGITQHTTGVDNVKSVANLQMLTGNLGRPGTGICALRGQNNVQGACDMGALANVYSGYQSVIVPDMKKKMETAWGCEIAEGKVGLTVTKLINVLADEPGKIKGLYIMGENPMISDPDLHHVEKGLKNAEFIVVQDIFLTETAQLAHVVLPAACFAEKDGTQTSTERRVQKWRKAQDPPGQAKADWQIISELGAAMGYAKQFPYKSAEEIFTEVSKVTPSYGGMSYARLEKPEALTWPCPAADHPGTPILHKEKFTHPDGLGIFTPIEFKPPAEVPDKDYPLIMTTGRCIWQWHTGSMTRRSESLEREEPTGWVEINPEDAKALDIKDKEMVRAITRRGEIKIGARVTKDIKKGVVFMPFHYAECAANLLTNNALDPVASIPEFKACAVRIEKIPVVK is encoded by the coding sequence ACTCGATGGGTATCACCCAGCACACGACCGGTGTCGACAACGTCAAATCGGTTGCAAATCTCCAGATGCTGACCGGCAACCTCGGAAGACCCGGCACGGGTATCTGCGCACTGCGTGGCCAGAACAACGTGCAGGGCGCCTGCGACATGGGAGCGCTTGCAAACGTGTACTCCGGGTACCAGTCGGTTATCGTTCCCGACATGAAGAAGAAGATGGAGACTGCATGGGGCTGTGAGATTGCCGAAGGAAAGGTCGGACTGACCGTCACCAAGCTGATCAATGTTCTTGCAGATGAACCCGGCAAGATCAAGGGCCTGTATATCATGGGTGAGAACCCGATGATCTCCGATCCGGACCTTCACCATGTTGAGAAAGGATTAAAGAACGCCGAGTTTATCGTCGTTCAGGATATCTTCCTGACCGAGACTGCACAGCTTGCACATGTAGTGCTCCCGGCAGCCTGTTTCGCCGAGAAAGACGGCACCCAGACATCAACCGAACGCCGTGTCCAGAAGTGGAGAAAAGCACAGGACCCACCGGGACAGGCAAAGGCCGACTGGCAGATTATTTCCGAGCTCGGAGCAGCAATGGGATATGCAAAGCAGTTCCCCTACAAGAGTGCAGAGGAGATCTTTACCGAGGTTTCAAAGGTTACGCCGTCCTATGGCGGCATGAGCTATGCACGGCTCGAGAAGCCCGAAGCACTCACCTGGCCCTGCCCGGCCGCAGATCACCCGGGAACCCCGATCCTGCACAAGGAGAAGTTTACCCACCCGGACGGTCTAGGTATCTTCACCCCTATCGAGTTCAAACCCCCGGCAGAAGTCCCGGACAAGGACTACCCGCTCATCATGACCACCGGGCGCTGCATCTGGCAGTGGCACACCGGTTCGATGACACGCCGCTCAGAGAGTCTCGAGCGCGAGGAGCCCACGGGCTGGGTTGAGATCAACCCCGAAGATGCAAAGGCACTGGACATCAAGGACAAGGAAATGGTCAGGGCAATCACCCGCAGAGGAGAGATCAAGATCGGCGCTCGCGTTACAAAGGACATCAAGAAAGGCGTTGTCTTCATGCCCTTCCACTATGCGGAATGCGCTGCAAACCTGCTCACCAACAATGCCCTCGACCCGGTTGCATCAATTCCTGAGTTCAAGGCCTGTGCTGTGAGAATTGAAAAGATACCGGTGGTGAAGTAA
- a CDS encoding Coenzyme F420 hydrogenase/dehydrogenase, beta subunit C-terminal domain: MAKKGDMLYAWTNDAAIKEKAELGGAVTALWKFALESKAVDAVLVITKGADLYDAQPVLIKDPKELAKTAGSLHCGTLLLPKYVKKYLDGAKNMKIGVTVKGCDTMGFIELARRKQINLDNITMIGVNCGGSVSPISARKMIADKFGVDPDKVHKEEIDKGQFIIEYEGGHKGISIDELEEAGYGRRSNCRRCKYKIPRQADLACGNWGVIGEKAGKATFVEVCSDKGARLFDGAVKSGVLAAETANPKGLEIRAKVEGAMLKLGEKWRKKDFTALGAKMWETINKETSRCIKCYSCIENCPVCFTAAEALTKGSIMVKPGELPPNPMFHMRRFAHISDSCINCGQCEELCAMDIPLALFSHAIRVEGDTTFEPKLGKATYSN; encoded by the coding sequence ATGGCAAAGAAAGGCGATATGCTCTACGCATGGACCAATGACGCAGCTATCAAGGAGAAAGCAGAGCTCGGTGGCGCTGTCACCGCACTCTGGAAATTCGCGCTCGAGTCAAAAGCAGTCGATGCAGTCCTTGTTATCACCAAGGGTGCTGACCTCTACGATGCACAGCCGGTCCTGATTAAGGATCCAAAGGAACTCGCAAAAACCGCCGGCTCCCTCCACTGCGGTACCCTCCTGCTGCCAAAATATGTCAAAAAATACCTTGACGGCGCAAAAAACATGAAGATCGGTGTGACTGTCAAGGGCTGCGATACCATGGGCTTTATTGAGCTTGCCCGTCGCAAACAGATCAACTTAGACAACATCACCATGATCGGTGTCAACTGCGGGGGTTCGGTCAGCCCGATCTCTGCACGGAAAATGATTGCCGACAAGTTCGGTGTTGACCCGGACAAGGTCCACAAGGAAGAGATCGACAAGGGCCAGTTCATCATCGAGTACGAAGGCGGTCACAAGGGCATCTCCATTGACGAACTCGAAGAAGCAGGTTACGGCCGGCGCAGCAACTGCCGCCGCTGCAAGTATAAGATCCCCCGCCAGGCAGATCTCGCCTGCGGTAACTGGGGTGTCATCGGAGAGAAAGCCGGCAAGGCAACTTTTGTTGAAGTCTGCTCCGACAAGGGTGCAAGACTCTTTGACGGTGCGGTAAAATCCGGGGTCCTCGCGGCCGAAACAGCCAACCCGAAAGGACTTGAGATACGGGCAAAAGTCGAAGGTGCCATGCTCAAGCTCGGAGAGAAATGGCGAAAGAAGGATTTCACCGCTCTTGGGGCCAAAATGTGGGAGACCATCAACAAGGAGACCTCCCGGTGCATCAAGTGTTATTCCTGTATTGAGAACTGCCCGGTCTGTTTCACCGCAGCTGAAGCACTGACAAAGGGCTCTATCATGGTAAAACCCGGAGAGCTCCCCCCGAACCCGATGTTCCACATGAGGCGGTTTGCCCATATCTCGGATTCGTGTATCAACTGCGGTCAGTGCGAAGAACTCTGTGCAATGGATATTCCGCTTGCACTCTTCTCGCATGCAATCCGCGTTGAGGGGGACACTACCTTCGAACCAAAGCTGGGGAAAGCAACCTACAGCAATTAA
- a CDS encoding KTSC domain-containing protein, translating into MILLERMPVKSRILRSVGYDEPTKILEIEFQSGLVYRYSGVPPKVYADLMRSSEIGKYFSEKIRPQFQTKQVVP; encoded by the coding sequence GTGATACTCTTGGAAAGAATGCCCGTTAAATCCCGAATTCTGCGCTCTGTGGGATATGACGAACCCACAAAAATCCTGGAGATAGAATTTCAATCCGGACTTGTGTACCGGTATTCGGGTGTCCCTCCAAAAGTCTACGCGGATCTCATGCGTTCAAGCGAGATTGGAAAATACTTTTCCGAGAAGATCCGGCCACAGTTCCAGACAAAACAGGTTGTACCATAA
- a CDS encoding serine hydrolase, translated as MRKGAGNILKNPTPIIIAGLICIVLIAGCVSSPAGQSAEVRTLNMPSGTTGVKDLNPIIPQFDAYAGQLFSKSRVPGMAVAVVKDDSVIYLRCFGVKNLTTREPVGPDTRFQLASISKTFSSASIASMVGRKELSWDDRVAPLYPGFRLSDPWVSDHVTIRDLLMHRTGLPAYGGDELQEIGYNRSEIINKLRLVPLTGDYRSSYAYSNIGITSAAEAAAGKAGMSWEDLVDDRVIVPADLTNTSARFADFESAADRADTYSMMNGTPVAGPLLNDDVNSPAGGVSSTINDMTRYARLQLNEGSIDSRQIIDAAAIKETHRPQNIMKTTSTSITAYDLGWETVAENGRIRVEHGGDLTSGVSTYITLYPEEKMAIVVLTNGFPGGHVLKKAVINGWDDLYFTGAVQKDWYSEIEAGVAAAMKPGASAAGPLEQLPPAPLGAQPSRPHATYQGSYSQDYYGILRVEPDEGGLRLYAGHLEEPFFLVPYDGDTFSEKGTGTAVNFTTGSNGTVTGVHVAMFDHPWIKADFVKATS; from the coding sequence ATGCGCAAGGGAGCTGGTAATATTCTGAAAAATCCCACACCAATCATCATTGCAGGACTCATCTGCATCGTCCTCATTGCCGGCTGTGTCTCGTCCCCCGCAGGCCAGTCAGCGGAAGTCCGGACTCTGAACATGCCTTCAGGAACCACCGGGGTAAAAGACCTCAACCCAATCATCCCGCAATTCGATGCGTATGCCGGACAACTCTTCAGTAAAAGCAGGGTCCCGGGAATGGCAGTTGCTGTCGTAAAAGACGACTCCGTCATCTACCTCCGCTGTTTTGGGGTTAAGAACCTCACGACCCGGGAGCCGGTCGGTCCTGATACCCGCTTCCAGCTCGCGTCCATCTCTAAGACCTTCTCATCCGCTTCGATCGCATCTATGGTTGGCAGGAAAGAACTCTCGTGGGATGACCGGGTTGCCCCCCTGTATCCCGGCTTCCGGCTCTCCGACCCGTGGGTGTCTGACCATGTCACCATCCGCGACCTCCTCATGCACCGGACGGGACTTCCTGCCTATGGCGGCGATGAACTCCAGGAGATCGGGTACAACCGCTCAGAGATCATCAACAAACTCCGCCTGGTGCCGCTGACAGGGGATTACCGTTCATCCTACGCGTATTCAAATATCGGCATAACCTCGGCAGCAGAAGCAGCCGCAGGGAAAGCTGGGATGTCGTGGGAGGACCTCGTTGACGATCGGGTGATCGTTCCTGCAGACCTTACGAACACGAGCGCACGATTCGCGGACTTCGAGAGCGCCGCAGACCGGGCAGATACTTACTCCATGATGAACGGGACACCGGTGGCGGGCCCGCTCTTAAACGATGACGTGAACAGTCCCGCAGGAGGAGTGAGCTCCACGATCAATGATATGACACGGTACGCCCGGCTCCAGCTGAATGAGGGGAGTATTGATAGCAGGCAGATCATTGATGCCGCGGCCATCAAAGAAACCCACCGTCCGCAGAACATCATGAAGACCACCAGCACCAGTATTACGGCCTATGACCTCGGGTGGGAGACGGTTGCCGAGAACGGGAGAATACGGGTTGAACACGGAGGGGACCTGACAAGCGGGGTCTCTACGTACATCACGTTATATCCTGAAGAGAAGATGGCCATTGTTGTCCTTACAAACGGCTTTCCGGGCGGGCATGTCCTCAAAAAAGCGGTGATCAACGGTTGGGATGACCTGTACTTTACCGGGGCGGTCCAAAAGGACTGGTACAGCGAGATTGAGGCGGGGGTTGCCGCTGCAATGAAACCCGGCGCCTCGGCTGCCGGCCCTCTCGAACAGCTCCCGCCTGCACCGTTGGGTGCACAACCTTCCCGGCCCCATGCAACCTACCAGGGTTCGTACTCCCAGGACTATTACGGCATACTGCGGGTTGAACCGGATGAGGGCGGACTCCGGCTGTATGCCGGCCACCTTGAAGAACCGTTTTTCCTTGTGCCCTATGACGGGGACACGTTCAGTGAAAAGGGGACCGGAACCGCGGTGAATTTCACTACCGGCAGCAACGGGACAGTCACGGGCGTCCATGTTGCCATGTTCGACCACCCGTGGATCAAGGCGGACTTTGTAAAGGCCACCTCCTGA
- a CDS encoding cupredoxin family copper-binding protein, which yields MPPHFGIPFLTACTVMLVLACLCAGCASSQSPPQPASATPSPSGSANAITIKNFAFSPATLTIKTGATVTWTNDDSAPHTVVSDAGSPVPFTSPQLATGASYPQTFTRAGTYGYHCSIHPSMKGTIVVEP from the coding sequence ATGCCACCACATTTTGGTATCCCTTTTCTGACCGCGTGTACGGTTATGCTGGTACTTGCCTGTCTCTGCGCCGGTTGTGCTTCCAGCCAGAGCCCGCCACAGCCCGCAAGTGCGACCCCTTCTCCATCAGGTTCTGCAAACGCGATCACAATCAAAAACTTTGCTTTCAGTCCGGCAACGCTGACGATAAAAACGGGAGCAACGGTAACCTGGACCAATGACGACAGTGCGCCCCATACGGTTGTATCCGATGCAGGATCCCCGGTCCCGTTCACTTCACCCCAGCTTGCAACCGGGGCTTCATACCCGCAGACCTTCACCCGGGCCGGGACCTATGGCTACCACTGCTCGATCCATCCGTCGATGAAAGGTACAATTGTCGTGGAACCCTGA